Proteins encoded together in one Formosa sp. Hel3_A1_48 window:
- a CDS encoding glycosyltransferase, which produces MKKVLIITYYWPPAGGPGVQRWLKFVKYLPNHEIEPIVYCPENPSYPNLDHTFSSDVDSRITVLKHPIKEPLQFLKIFFRKKTNALSKGAIPSSNKQSLLERILLFVRGNLFIPDARIFWVKPSVKYLSSYISKHQINTIVTTGPPHSVHLIGMQLKAKHKLKWFADFRDPWTDISYHKNLNLTQKAQQKHLQLEHKVLNISDHIIVTSSQTKQLFSKKTQQPISVVTNGFDDEIVPSTSLDSNFTITHIGSLFDQRNPILFWDVLLELIDEFPDFKANFQLVLVGNVSSEIRRSIESAGLKPYLKLVGSVSHYEAITYQIKTQVLLLIEANTPEASYIIPGKLFEYLNANRPIVALGPEQSDIPSILYDTHTGLYFNYEDKNAIKTHMMHLFGEYKKNRLSVSSKNINLFSRKSCTKQLAKILNAK; this is translated from the coding sequence ATGAAAAAGGTACTTATCATAACTTATTATTGGCCACCAGCAGGTGGTCCTGGCGTGCAACGATGGTTGAAGTTTGTAAAATACCTTCCTAATCACGAAATAGAACCAATTGTATATTGTCCAGAAAACCCATCCTATCCAAATTTAGACCATACATTTTCAAGCGATGTAGATTCTAGAATAACAGTTCTTAAACACCCAATAAAAGAACCGCTTCAGTTTTTAAAAATATTTTTTAGGAAGAAGACTAATGCTTTGTCAAAAGGAGCTATACCATCATCAAATAAACAGAGTCTTTTGGAGCGTATTCTTCTGTTTGTTCGTGGAAATTTATTCATTCCAGATGCGCGTATTTTTTGGGTAAAACCTTCTGTAAAATATTTATCGTCTTATATTTCAAAACATCAAATAAATACCATCGTAACTACAGGACCACCGCACAGTGTTCATCTTATTGGAATGCAACTCAAAGCGAAACATAAGCTCAAGTGGTTTGCTGATTTTAGAGATCCTTGGACGGATATTAGTTATCATAAAAATTTAAATTTAACCCAAAAGGCCCAACAAAAGCATTTACAACTGGAACATAAAGTGTTGAATATTTCAGATCATATTATTGTTACCTCTTCGCAAACAAAACAATTGTTTTCTAAAAAAACACAACAACCCATTTCGGTTGTTACAAATGGTTTTGATGATGAAATTGTACCTTCTACAAGCTTAGATTCTAATTTTACGATCACACATATTGGTTCTCTTTTTGATCAAAGAAATCCAATACTGTTCTGGGACGTTCTTTTGGAACTTATTGATGAATTCCCAGATTTTAAGGCCAATTTTCAATTGGTTCTTGTAGGTAATGTAAGTTCAGAAATTAGAAGGTCGATTGAATCGGCTGGGTTAAAACCTTATTTAAAATTAGTAGGCTCAGTATCTCATTATGAAGCCATTACGTATCAAATAAAAACTCAAGTACTATTGCTTATAGAGGCTAATACACCTGAAGCATCATATATTATTCCAGGAAAATTATTTGAATATTTAAATGCTAACCGCCCTATTGTAGCTCTAGGACCAGAACAATCTGATATACCGTCTATTTTATACGACACCCATACTGGATTGTATTTTAATTATGAGGATAAAAATGCTATAAAAACGCATATGATGCATCTTTTTGGTGAATACAAAAAGAATAGACTATCAGTTTCGTCCAAGAACATTAACCTCTTTTCACGGAAAAGCTGTACAAAACAGTTGGCGAAAATATTGAATGCTAAATAA